A genome region from Leptodactylus fuscus isolate aLepFus1 chromosome 6, aLepFus1.hap2, whole genome shotgun sequence includes the following:
- the MED24 gene encoding mediator of RNA polymerase II transcription subunit 24 isoform X2: MKLVNLKQAILQAWKERWSDYQWAINMKRFFPKGVTWDILNLAEALLDQAMIGPAPNPLILSYLKYAINSQMVSYSTVLTAISKFEDFSRELCVQSLLEIMDMFCDNLSCHGKAEECLSLCRALMNAVNWLLRGSAFYVEKLKELLDPLTGDSTLSLCLKRLEALLNSTKNMALIHIAKLEEPASWASVEQSLLRLAECINLLPSVQLRSKAEDCVSLIRSIPSMLCAHSDQLHRTGFPTVHAVVMLEGTMNLTGEAQPLVEQLNTVKRMQRIPSHLFLLEVWKACVVGLIESPAGTDELKWTAFTFLKIPQVLSKLKKFWQADQDFNEDMNTAFEYLLKLTPLLDKADQRCNCDCVSLLLQECNKLGLLSDHHLDHLVAKRSADREQAPRSSESSAIQPNPGLILRAEPTVTNILKTMDADHSKSPEGLLGVLGHMLTGKSLDLLLAAAAATGKLKSFARKFIQLNEFTRHISAESSKAASTRALLFDISFLMLCHVAQTYGSEMILSDGSAGGETPFFESWMQTCMPGEGKVLNPEHPCFRHPDIPKVEALVALLNTSTEMKLVQTKWHEVCLSIPAAILEVHNAWENGVLSFEAIQKITDNIKGKVCSLAVCAVAWLVAHVRMLGLDERDKSLQMIRQLGTPMYGDNILQFYNERVIIMSSILENMCSEVLQQTATQIKFAVTGSEPVPYVHRLPSKKPIKEVLHGVFSSTLEKGWVDIRSLHIFDTLLHMGGVYWFCNNLVKELLKETRMEFALRAVELLYAIFCLDMQQLTLTLLGHVLPSLLTDSSKWHTLMDPPGRALAKLSVWCAMTSYATHNKGQPSPRQRKRHREDIEDYSSLFPLDDNQQSKLMRLLSSNEEEHSVQANPNRPMNSSLSASQIHNISSKEPLNRVLANLFLLISSILGARMAGAHTQFVQWFMEECVESLEQGGKGGILQFMPFSMVSELVKVSTLSSPKIVLAITDLTLPLGRRVAAKALTAL, encoded by the exons ATGAAGCTGGTAAATTTGAAACAGGCCATTCTGCAGGCATGGAAGGAGCGATGGAGCGATTACCAATGGGCTATCAACATGAAGAGATTCTTCCCCAAAGGCGTTACATGGGACATCTTGAATTTAGCAG AAGCACTTTTAGATCAAGCCATGATCGGACCTGCACCCAACCCTCTTATCCTTTCCTATCTCAAGTACGCCATCAACTCTCAG ATGGTATCATACTCTACAGTCCTGACAGCGATCAGTAAG TTTGAAGACTTCTCTAGAGAGCTCTGCGTCCAGTCTCTGTTGGAGATCATGGACATGTTCTGTGATAATCTCAG CTGTCATGGTAAAGCAGAAGAATGTCTAAGCCTATGTCGGGCCTTGATGAACGCTGTAAACTGGCTTTTGCGAGGCTCAGCCTTCTATGTGGAAAAGTTGAAGGAACTTTTAGACCCTTTAACTGGAGACAGTACTCTGTCACTGTGTCTGAAGAGGCTTGAGGCCCTCCTCAATAGTACCAAGAACATGGCTCTCATCCATATTGCCAAGCTTGAGGAACCGG CCTCCTGGGCATCCGTGGAACAATCATTGCTACGACTTGCCGAGTGCATAAATCTTCTTCCCAGTGTTCAGCTGAGGAGCAAAGCTGAAGATTGTGTCTCCTTAATCAGGAG CATCCCATCAATGTTGTGTGCACATTCTGACCAGCTGCATCGGACTGGATTCCCCACAGTCCATGCTGTTGTTATGTTAGAAGGCACAATGAACCTGACGGGAGAGGCGCAGCCATTGGTGGAACAGCTGAACACAGTGAAGAGGATGCAG CGGATCCCATCCCACCTGTTTCTACTTGAAGTCTGGAAGGCTTGTGTTGTAGGGTTAATAGAGTCCCCTGCAGGGACTGATGAATTGAAATGGACTGCATTTACCTTCCTTAAG ATTCCACAAGTGCTATCAAAATTAAAGAAATTTTGGCAAGCGGATCAG GATTTTAATGAAGATATGAATACTGCTTTTGAGTATCTGCTGAAACTTACCCCTTTATTGGATAAAGCTGACCAGAGATGCAA CTGCGACTGTGTCAGTCTATTACTTCAGGAATGTAACAAGCTCGGCCTGCTTTCCGACCATCACTTAGATCACCTTGTGGCTAAAAG ATCTGCAGATCGAGAACAGGCTCCCCGCTCATCTGAAAGTTCTGCCATTCAGCCCAATCCAGGCCTCATTCTCCGAGCAGAACCCACTGTGACCAATATTCTTAAG ACGATGGATGCCGATCATTCAAAGTCTCCTGAAGGTCTACTGGGAGTCTTGGGACATATGTTGACTGGGAAGAGTCTGGATCTCCTGTTGGCTGCTGCAGCTGCCACTGGCAAACTGAAATCTTTTGCCCGTAAATTCATCCA GCTGAATGAATTTACCCGACATATCAGTGCTGAAAGCT CAAAAGCTGCCTCTACTCGTGCCCTTCTGTTCGATATCTCCTTTCTCATGCTTTGTCACGTGGCACAGACATACGGCTCAGAG ATGATCCTGTCAGATGGCAGTGCGGGGGGAGAGACTCCATTCTTTGAAAGCTGGATGCAGACGTGTATGCCAGGAGAGGGCAAAGTGCTCAACCCAGAGCACCCCTGCTTCCGCCATCCTGATATCCCCAAAGTGGAAGCCTTGGTAGCTCTGCTCAATACATCCACTGAGATGAAATTGGT TCAGACAAAGTGGCATGAAGTTTGTCTCAGTATTCCTGCTGCAATTCTTGAGGTTCACAATGCTTGGGAGAATGGAGTCCTGTCctttgaagccatccag AAAATCACAGACAACATTAAAGGGAAGGTTTGTAGCTTGGCCGTGTGTGCTGTTGCCTGGCTGGTGGCTCATGTTCGTATGTTGGGTCTAGATGAGAGGGATAAATCTCTGCAGATGATCCGACAACTTGGAACACCCATGTATGGTGACAACATACTGCAGTTTTATAATGAACG AGTGATCATTATGAGTTCCATATTGGAGAACATGTGTTCTGAAGTCCTACAACAAACAGCCACGCAGATCAAATTTGCTGTGACTGGAAGTGAACCAGTGCCTTACGTTCACCGCCTGCCATCCAAAAAACCCATTAAAGAAGTCTTACATGGAGTCTTCAGCTCAACATTAGAGAAGGGTTGGGTAGACATAAGATCTCTCCACATCTTTGACACTTTACTCCACATGGGAGGTGTCTACTGGTTCTGCAACAACTTGGTAAAG GAGCTGCTTAAAGAAACTCGGATGGAATTTGCTTTGCGAGCAGTAGAACTTCTGTATGCCATCTTCTGTCTGGACATGCAGCAGCTTACACTAACTCTCTTAGGACATGTATTACCTTCTCTCTTAACTGACTCATCCAAATGGCACACGCTCATGGACCCACCAGGTCGGGCGCTGGCAAA GTTGTCTGTTTGGTGTGCAATGACTTCATACGCCACACATAATAAAGGACAGCCATCCCCACGACAGAGGaaacggcacagagaagacattgaG GATTACAGCAGCCTGTTTCCACTGGATGACAACCAGCAGTCTAAACTGATGCGTCTTCTCAGTTCCAATGAGGAGGAACACTCGGTGCAAGCCAACCCCA ATCGCCCCATGAACAGCTCTCTCTCTGCCTCACAGATCCACAACATTAGCTCCAAAGAACCCTTAAACAGAGTATTAG CTAACCTCTTCTTACTGATCTCCTCCATTCTTGGAGCCCGGATGGCTGGGGCCCACACACAGTTTGTGCAGTGGTTTATGGAGGAATGTGTCGAGAGCCTGGAGCAGGGAGGAAAAGGAGGGATCCTTCAGTTCATGCCTTTCAGTATG
- the MED24 gene encoding mediator of RNA polymerase II transcription subunit 24 isoform X1, with the protein MKLVNLKQAILQAWKERWSDYQWAINMKRFFPKGVTWDILNLAEALLDQAMIGPAPNPLILSYLKYAINSQMVSYSTVLTAISKFEDFSRELCVQSLLEIMDMFCDNLSCHGKAEECLSLCRALMNAVNWLLRGSAFYVEKLKELLDPLTGDSTLSLCLKRLEALLNSTKNMALIHIAKLEEPASWASVEQSLLRLAECINLLPSVQLRSKAEDCVSLIRSIPSMLCAHSDQLHRTGFPTVHAVVMLEGTMNLTGEAQPLVEQLNTVKRMQRIPSHLFLLEVWKACVVGLIESPAGTDELKWTAFTFLKIPQVLSKLKKFWQADQDFNEDMNTAFEYLLKLTPLLDKADQRCNCDCVSLLLQECNKLGLLSDHHLDHLVAKRSADREQAPRSSESSAIQPNPGLILRAEPTVTNILKTMDADHSKSPEGLLGVLGHMLTGKSLDLLLAAAAATGKLKSFARKFIQLNEFTRHISAESSKAASTRALLFDISFLMLCHVAQTYGSEMILSDGSAGGETPFFESWMQTCMPGEGKVLNPEHPCFRHPDIPKVEALVALLNTSTEMKLVQTKWHEVCLSIPAAILEVHNAWENGVLSFEAIQKITDNIKGKVCSLAVCAVAWLVAHVRMLGLDERDKSLQMIRQLGTPMYGDNILQFYNERVIIMSSILENMCSEVLQQTATQIKFAVTGSEPVPYVHRLPSKKPIKEVLHGVFSSTLEKGWVDIRSLHIFDTLLHMGGVYWFCNNLVKELLKETRMEFALRAVELLYAIFCLDMQQLTLTLLGHVLPSLLTDSSKWHTLMDPPGRALAKLSVWCAMTSYATHNKGQPSPRQRKRHREDIEDYSSLFPLDDNQQSKLMRLLSSNEEEHSVQANPTDRPMNSSLSASQIHNISSKEPLNRVLANLFLLISSILGARMAGAHTQFVQWFMEECVESLEQGGKGGILQFMPFSMVSELVKVSTLSSPKIVLAITDLTLPLGRRVAAKALTAL; encoded by the exons ATGAAGCTGGTAAATTTGAAACAGGCCATTCTGCAGGCATGGAAGGAGCGATGGAGCGATTACCAATGGGCTATCAACATGAAGAGATTCTTCCCCAAAGGCGTTACATGGGACATCTTGAATTTAGCAG AAGCACTTTTAGATCAAGCCATGATCGGACCTGCACCCAACCCTCTTATCCTTTCCTATCTCAAGTACGCCATCAACTCTCAG ATGGTATCATACTCTACAGTCCTGACAGCGATCAGTAAG TTTGAAGACTTCTCTAGAGAGCTCTGCGTCCAGTCTCTGTTGGAGATCATGGACATGTTCTGTGATAATCTCAG CTGTCATGGTAAAGCAGAAGAATGTCTAAGCCTATGTCGGGCCTTGATGAACGCTGTAAACTGGCTTTTGCGAGGCTCAGCCTTCTATGTGGAAAAGTTGAAGGAACTTTTAGACCCTTTAACTGGAGACAGTACTCTGTCACTGTGTCTGAAGAGGCTTGAGGCCCTCCTCAATAGTACCAAGAACATGGCTCTCATCCATATTGCCAAGCTTGAGGAACCGG CCTCCTGGGCATCCGTGGAACAATCATTGCTACGACTTGCCGAGTGCATAAATCTTCTTCCCAGTGTTCAGCTGAGGAGCAAAGCTGAAGATTGTGTCTCCTTAATCAGGAG CATCCCATCAATGTTGTGTGCACATTCTGACCAGCTGCATCGGACTGGATTCCCCACAGTCCATGCTGTTGTTATGTTAGAAGGCACAATGAACCTGACGGGAGAGGCGCAGCCATTGGTGGAACAGCTGAACACAGTGAAGAGGATGCAG CGGATCCCATCCCACCTGTTTCTACTTGAAGTCTGGAAGGCTTGTGTTGTAGGGTTAATAGAGTCCCCTGCAGGGACTGATGAATTGAAATGGACTGCATTTACCTTCCTTAAG ATTCCACAAGTGCTATCAAAATTAAAGAAATTTTGGCAAGCGGATCAG GATTTTAATGAAGATATGAATACTGCTTTTGAGTATCTGCTGAAACTTACCCCTTTATTGGATAAAGCTGACCAGAGATGCAA CTGCGACTGTGTCAGTCTATTACTTCAGGAATGTAACAAGCTCGGCCTGCTTTCCGACCATCACTTAGATCACCTTGTGGCTAAAAG ATCTGCAGATCGAGAACAGGCTCCCCGCTCATCTGAAAGTTCTGCCATTCAGCCCAATCCAGGCCTCATTCTCCGAGCAGAACCCACTGTGACCAATATTCTTAAG ACGATGGATGCCGATCATTCAAAGTCTCCTGAAGGTCTACTGGGAGTCTTGGGACATATGTTGACTGGGAAGAGTCTGGATCTCCTGTTGGCTGCTGCAGCTGCCACTGGCAAACTGAAATCTTTTGCCCGTAAATTCATCCA GCTGAATGAATTTACCCGACATATCAGTGCTGAAAGCT CAAAAGCTGCCTCTACTCGTGCCCTTCTGTTCGATATCTCCTTTCTCATGCTTTGTCACGTGGCACAGACATACGGCTCAGAG ATGATCCTGTCAGATGGCAGTGCGGGGGGAGAGACTCCATTCTTTGAAAGCTGGATGCAGACGTGTATGCCAGGAGAGGGCAAAGTGCTCAACCCAGAGCACCCCTGCTTCCGCCATCCTGATATCCCCAAAGTGGAAGCCTTGGTAGCTCTGCTCAATACATCCACTGAGATGAAATTGGT TCAGACAAAGTGGCATGAAGTTTGTCTCAGTATTCCTGCTGCAATTCTTGAGGTTCACAATGCTTGGGAGAATGGAGTCCTGTCctttgaagccatccag AAAATCACAGACAACATTAAAGGGAAGGTTTGTAGCTTGGCCGTGTGTGCTGTTGCCTGGCTGGTGGCTCATGTTCGTATGTTGGGTCTAGATGAGAGGGATAAATCTCTGCAGATGATCCGACAACTTGGAACACCCATGTATGGTGACAACATACTGCAGTTTTATAATGAACG AGTGATCATTATGAGTTCCATATTGGAGAACATGTGTTCTGAAGTCCTACAACAAACAGCCACGCAGATCAAATTTGCTGTGACTGGAAGTGAACCAGTGCCTTACGTTCACCGCCTGCCATCCAAAAAACCCATTAAAGAAGTCTTACATGGAGTCTTCAGCTCAACATTAGAGAAGGGTTGGGTAGACATAAGATCTCTCCACATCTTTGACACTTTACTCCACATGGGAGGTGTCTACTGGTTCTGCAACAACTTGGTAAAG GAGCTGCTTAAAGAAACTCGGATGGAATTTGCTTTGCGAGCAGTAGAACTTCTGTATGCCATCTTCTGTCTGGACATGCAGCAGCTTACACTAACTCTCTTAGGACATGTATTACCTTCTCTCTTAACTGACTCATCCAAATGGCACACGCTCATGGACCCACCAGGTCGGGCGCTGGCAAA GTTGTCTGTTTGGTGTGCAATGACTTCATACGCCACACATAATAAAGGACAGCCATCCCCACGACAGAGGaaacggcacagagaagacattgaG GATTACAGCAGCCTGTTTCCACTGGATGACAACCAGCAGTCTAAACTGATGCGTCTTCTCAGTTCCAATGAGGAGGAACACTCGGTGCAAGCCAACCCCA CAGATCGCCCCATGAACAGCTCTCTCTCTGCCTCACAGATCCACAACATTAGCTCCAAAGAACCCTTAAACAGAGTATTAG CTAACCTCTTCTTACTGATCTCCTCCATTCTTGGAGCCCGGATGGCTGGGGCCCACACACAGTTTGTGCAGTGGTTTATGGAGGAATGTGTCGAGAGCCTGGAGCAGGGAGGAAAAGGAGGGATCCTTCAGTTCATGCCTTTCAGTATG